One stretch of Dyella jiangningensis DNA includes these proteins:
- a CDS encoding HAD hydrolase-like protein yields MLCLFDLDGTLIDSEIGILGSVRHALTQLGVEHPQEMRHWIGPPLRHSFAPLLDHDHDRIELAVDYYHERFHAIGWQEHTVYPGIDTMIERLQAAGHTLAVVTSKPERHARPIIEHLPFGGAFSRLYGPDPSSAHSEKATMIKAALEDFGARPEETAMIGDRHFDIDGAVANRVRGLGVLWGFGSREELEKAGAHALARDPEHLAALLAA; encoded by the coding sequence ATGCTCTGTCTGTTCGACCTCGACGGCACGCTGATCGATTCGGAAATCGGCATCCTGGGCAGCGTCCGCCATGCGCTGACGCAGCTGGGCGTGGAACATCCGCAGGAAATGCGCCACTGGATCGGCCCGCCGCTGCGGCACAGCTTTGCGCCGCTGCTGGACCATGATCACGATCGCATTGAACTCGCTGTGGATTACTACCACGAACGCTTCCATGCCATCGGCTGGCAGGAGCACACGGTATATCCCGGCATCGACACGATGATCGAGCGCCTGCAGGCCGCTGGCCACACACTCGCCGTAGTGACCAGCAAGCCGGAGCGGCATGCCCGGCCGATCATCGAGCACCTGCCGTTCGGCGGTGCGTTCAGCCGTCTATACGGCCCGGATCCGTCCAGCGCGCATAGCGAGAAGGCGACGATGATCAAGGCTGCCCTCGAGGATTTCGGCGCGAGGCCGGAAGAGACGGCGATGATCGGCGACCGTCATTTCGACATCGACGGTGCGGTGGCCAATCGCGTGCGTGGACTGGGTGTGTTGTGGGGTTTTGGTAGCCGCGAGGAGCTGGAGAAGGCCGGAGCGCATGCGCTGGCGCGGGATCCGGAGCATTTGGCGGCGTTGTTGGCGGCGTAA
- a CDS encoding phosphoglycerate kinase, with translation MSVTRMSDLDLRGKRVLIREDLNVPIENGHITSTQRLDAALPTVKAARDAGAKVMVLSHLGRPKEGQFDAESSLAPVAKWLGDKLGQPVRLVADYLDGVEVADGEVVVLENCRMNVGEGKDDEALSKKYAALCDIFVMDAFGTAHRAQASTHGVIKFAPIAAAGPLLSAELDALGKALEQPAHPLLAIVAGSKVSTKLTLLENLIGKVDQLIVGGGIANTFIAAMGYSVGNSLYEPDLIPAAKKVIADAKRRNADVPIPVDVVVAPEFSAHAPATVKPVDQVKDGEMILDIGPETARRYAEMIAKAGTVVWNGPVGVFEFDQFGHGTETLARAVAASPAFSIAGGGDTLAAVDKYGIADEVSYISTGGGAFLEFLEGKELPAVAALKARAGK, from the coding sequence GTGTCCGTTACCCGCATGAGCGATCTTGATCTGCGCGGCAAGCGCGTGCTGATCCGCGAAGACCTGAACGTGCCGATCGAGAACGGCCACATCACCTCCACCCAGCGCCTGGATGCCGCCCTGCCCACCGTCAAGGCCGCCCGCGATGCCGGCGCCAAGGTGATGGTGCTGTCGCACCTGGGTCGTCCGAAGGAAGGCCAGTTCGACGCCGAATCCTCGCTGGCGCCGGTCGCCAAGTGGCTGGGCGACAAGCTGGGCCAGCCGGTGCGCCTGGTCGCCGATTACCTCGACGGCGTCGAGGTGGCCGACGGCGAAGTGGTGGTGCTCGAAAACTGCCGCATGAATGTCGGCGAAGGCAAGGATGACGAAGCCCTGTCGAAGAAGTACGCGGCGTTGTGCGACATCTTCGTGATGGATGCCTTCGGTACCGCGCACCGCGCCCAGGCTTCCACGCATGGCGTGATCAAGTTCGCCCCGATCGCCGCCGCCGGCCCGCTGCTGTCGGCCGAGTTGGACGCGCTGGGCAAGGCCCTGGAACAACCGGCGCATCCGCTGCTGGCGATCGTGGCCGGCTCCAAGGTTTCCACCAAGCTGACCTTGCTGGAAAACCTCATCGGCAAGGTGGACCAGCTGATTGTGGGCGGCGGCATCGCCAACACCTTCATCGCGGCCATGGGTTATTCGGTCGGCAATTCACTCTATGAACCGGATCTCATCCCGGCCGCCAAAAAGGTCATCGCCGATGCCAAGCGCCGCAACGCCGACGTGCCGATTCCGGTCGACGTGGTGGTGGCGCCGGAGTTCTCCGCGCACGCGCCGGCCACGGTGAAGCCGGTCGACCAGGTGAAGGACGGCGAGATGATCCTGGACATTGGCCCCGAGACCGCGCGCCGCTACGCCGAGATGATCGCCAAGGCCGGCACCGTGGTGTGGAACGGCCCGGTCGGCGTGTTCGAGTTCGACCAGTTCGGCCATGGCACCGAGACGCTGGCCCGCGCTGTGGCGGCGTCGCCGGCCTTCTCCATCGCCGGCGGCGGCGACACGCTGGCGGCCGTGGACAAGTACGGCATCGCCGATGAGGTGTCCTACATCTCCACCGGCGGCGGCGCCTTCCTCGAATTCCTCGAAGGCAAGGAACTCCCGGCCGTGGCGGCCCTCAAGGCGCGTGCAGGCAAGTAA
- a CDS encoding S1/P1 nuclease, translating to MSFPRFSAALALACFVLTPAAHAWGQLGHSIVADLAQRHLSPAAEAEVERLLAPENTKSLADIASWPDEIRNDPGKDALWKQTRALHYVDFTHGDCNYTPPRDCKDGQCVVAGIDHYAQILADKSQPDATRLEALKFVVHFIGDEHQPLHGGSRDDKGGNAYQVQFQDKGTNLHSVWDSGLLKTRGLDDKAYADELESRGTVTLPKPIAPFDNAYAQWAEESCQISRDIYPEGHKLDQAYVQKALPVAELRLREAGRRLAEVLNLALAR from the coding sequence ATGTCCTTTCCGCGCTTCTCTGCCGCACTTGCTCTCGCCTGTTTCGTCCTGACGCCCGCCGCGCACGCCTGGGGCCAGCTTGGCCACAGCATCGTGGCCGACCTCGCCCAGCGCCACCTCAGCCCCGCGGCGGAGGCCGAGGTGGAGCGATTGCTGGCGCCGGAAAACACCAAGTCGCTGGCGGATATCGCCAGCTGGCCGGACGAGATCCGCAACGATCCCGGCAAAGACGCACTGTGGAAGCAGACGCGTGCGCTGCACTATGTCGACTTCACCCACGGCGACTGCAACTACACGCCGCCGCGCGACTGCAAGGATGGGCAATGCGTGGTCGCTGGCATCGACCACTATGCGCAGATCCTCGCCGACAAATCGCAGCCCGACGCCACGCGCCTGGAAGCCTTGAAGTTCGTGGTGCACTTCATCGGCGACGAGCACCAGCCGCTGCATGGCGGTTCGCGCGACGACAAGGGCGGCAACGCCTATCAGGTCCAGTTCCAGGACAAGGGCACCAACCTGCACAGCGTGTGGGATTCGGGCCTGCTCAAGACCCGTGGCCTGGATGACAAGGCGTACGCCGACGAGCTGGAATCCCGCGGCACGGTGACCTTGCCCAAGCCCATCGCCCCCTTCGACAACGCCTATGCGCAGTGGGCGGAAGAGTCGTGCCAGATCTCCCGCGACATCTATCCCGAGGGTCATAAGCTCGATCAGGCCTACGTACAGAAGGCATTGCCGGTGGCGGAACTGCGCCTGCGCGAAGCGGGGCGTCGCCTGGCGGAAGTGTTGAACCTCGCGCTGGCGCGGTGA
- a CDS encoding class I fructose-bisphosphate aldolase, with product MSIEDLESVALAMVAPGKGIIAIDESTNTIKKRFEAVGIDNTEENRRAYRELLLTTPGLNEHISGAILYDETIRQSTKDGVPFTTLMKKNGIIPGIKVDKGPVPLAGFPGDVVTEGLDGLRERLQEYVKLGAQFAKWRAVINISEDNPSSTAIEANCHALARYAALCQEAGLVPMVEPEVIMDGDHSIEVSYEVHEAVLRSLFNALYEQNVMLEGTILKVSMVIPGKDADEQAEVEEVAEATVRVLKTTVPATLPGIVFLSGGQSDEQSTAHLNAMNRMGPHPWPLSFSYGRAMQQAALKLWSKDMKANYADAQKTVHARAKDNGLAALGQWSGK from the coding sequence ATGAGCATCGAAGATCTCGAAAGCGTTGCCCTCGCTATGGTTGCGCCCGGCAAGGGCATCATCGCCATCGACGAGTCGACCAACACCATCAAGAAGCGTTTCGAGGCCGTCGGCATCGACAACACCGAAGAGAACCGCCGCGCTTACCGTGAGCTGCTGCTCACCACGCCGGGCCTCAACGAGCACATCTCCGGCGCGATCCTGTACGACGAAACCATCCGCCAGTCGACCAAGGACGGCGTGCCGTTCACGACGCTGATGAAGAAGAACGGCATCATCCCGGGCATCAAGGTCGACAAGGGCCCCGTGCCGCTGGCCGGCTTCCCGGGCGACGTGGTGACCGAAGGCCTCGACGGCCTGCGCGAGCGCCTGCAGGAATACGTGAAGCTCGGCGCCCAGTTCGCCAAGTGGCGCGCCGTGATCAACATCTCCGAGGACAACCCGTCCTCCACCGCCATCGAAGCCAACTGCCATGCGCTGGCCCGCTACGCCGCGCTGTGCCAGGAAGCCGGCCTAGTGCCGATGGTCGAGCCGGAAGTGATCATGGACGGCGACCACAGCATCGAAGTCAGCTACGAAGTGCACGAAGCCGTGCTGCGCAGCCTGTTCAATGCGCTGTACGAGCAGAACGTGATGCTGGAAGGCACCATCCTGAAGGTCAGCATGGTCATCCCGGGCAAGGATGCGGACGAGCAGGCTGAAGTCGAGGAAGTCGCCGAAGCCACCGTGCGCGTGCTCAAGACCACCGTGCCGGCCACGCTGCCGGGCATCGTGTTCCTCTCGGGCGGCCAGTCGGACGAGCAGTCGACCGCCCACCTCAACGCCATGAACCGCATGGGCCCGCACCCGTGGCCGCTGTCGTTCTCCTACGGCCGCGCCATGCAGCAGGCCGCGCTGAAGCTGTGGTCCAAGGACATGAAGGCCAACTACGCCGACGCGCAGAAGACCGTCCACGCCCGTGCGAAGGACAACGGTCTCGCCGCGCTGGGTCAGTGGAGCGGCAAGTAA
- the pyk gene encoding pyruvate kinase, which yields MTTESTLRRTKIVATLGPATDAPGMLEKIIAEGVDVVRLNLSHGQPDDHRARAVAVRDAATKLGREVGVLADLQGPKIRVERFAHGPVELRVGDSFVLDCSPGAPLGDATRVGVSYYDLPKDVSAGDVLLLDDGLVALTVESVVGAEIRCRVLIGGKLSDRKGLNRQGGGLSVSALSDKDKADIKLAAEIGCDFLAVSFVRSAADMNEARRLLEEAGGKASLVAKIERADAIPVLGEIIDASDVVMVARGDLGVEIGDAELPGLQKKIIRESVQRNRAVITATQMLQSMVRSPIPTRAEVMDVANAVIDGTDAVMLSEESAAGAHPDKAVAALRRICLGAERQFEPKEDPATQGHHLDRTDQAIALAAMVLASQLGVRAIVALTESGATAQWLSRYRSAVPIYALSPFDDARRRMSILRDVQAVKFTHVSQTPAGSARDAVRQLFAEGKLTEGDRVVLTHGDHIGQGGGTNTLKLLSVGAEGVVECLRDL from the coding sequence ATGACTACTGAATCTACGCTGCGCCGCACAAAGATCGTTGCCACCCTCGGTCCCGCGACCGACGCTCCTGGCATGCTGGAAAAAATCATCGCCGAAGGCGTCGACGTGGTTCGCCTGAACCTCTCGCACGGCCAGCCGGACGATCACCGCGCGCGCGCCGTCGCCGTGCGCGATGCCGCGACCAAGCTCGGTCGCGAAGTCGGCGTCCTTGCGGACCTTCAGGGCCCGAAGATCCGGGTCGAGCGGTTTGCCCATGGTCCGGTGGAGCTTCGTGTGGGCGATAGCTTCGTGCTGGACTGCAGCCCGGGGGCGCCGCTGGGCGACGCCACGCGCGTTGGCGTGAGCTACTACGACCTGCCGAAGGACGTGTCCGCCGGCGACGTGCTGTTGCTGGATGATGGCCTGGTCGCGCTGACCGTCGAATCCGTCGTGGGCGCGGAAATCCGCTGCCGCGTGCTGATCGGCGGCAAGCTGTCCGATCGCAAGGGCCTCAACCGCCAGGGCGGTGGCCTCTCCGTGTCCGCGCTGTCGGACAAGGACAAGGCTGACATCAAGCTCGCCGCCGAGATCGGCTGTGACTTCCTCGCCGTCTCCTTCGTGCGTTCGGCCGCCGACATGAACGAAGCGCGCCGCCTGCTGGAGGAAGCCGGTGGCAAGGCCTCGCTGGTGGCGAAGATCGAGCGCGCCGATGCCATTCCGGTGCTCGGCGAGATCATCGATGCATCCGACGTCGTGATGGTGGCGCGCGGCGACCTGGGCGTGGAGATCGGCGATGCCGAGCTGCCGGGCCTGCAGAAGAAGATCATCCGCGAGTCGGTGCAGCGCAATCGCGCCGTGATCACCGCCACGCAGATGCTGCAGTCGATGGTGCGCTCGCCCATCCCGACCCGCGCCGAAGTGATGGACGTGGCGAACGCCGTGATCGACGGCACCGACGCCGTGATGCTGTCCGAGGAATCGGCGGCCGGCGCACACCCGGACAAGGCCGTGGCGGCACTGCGCCGCATCTGCCTCGGCGCCGAACGCCAGTTCGAACCGAAGGAAGATCCGGCGACGCAGGGGCATCACCTGGATCGCACCGACCAGGCCATCGCGCTCGCCGCCATGGTGCTGGCCAGCCAGCTCGGCGTGCGCGCCATCGTCGCGTTGACCGAGTCGGGCGCCACCGCGCAGTGGCTGTCGCGCTATCGCAGCGCGGTGCCGATCTACGCGCTGTCGCCGTTCGACGATGCACGCCGCCGCATGTCGATCCTGCGTGACGTGCAGGCCGTGAAGTTCACCCACGTCTCCCAGACGCCGGCCGGCTCTGCACGCGACGCCGTGCGCCAGCTGTTCGCCGAAGGCAAGCTGACCGAAGGCGATCGCGTGGTGCTCACGCACGGCGACCACATCGGCCAGGGCGGCGGCACCAATACGCTCAAGCTGCTGTCGGTGGGTGCCGAGGGCGTGGTGGAGTGCTTGCGCGACCTGTAA
- a CDS encoding outer membrane protein has product MKNTMLALAFAAAGLVAVPAAFAQDAGQNAQQGWYVGANAGYGQIKKGPYDNGDFAGGVKGGYRFALNPELSLGVEAGYVYLGRADARGLYTQNYGGDAKSKLQGATAGLDLRYSFSPKWYGEVRGGAFFAKGEGLTNDKFNPQSVRFNSTNYYAGAGVGYNITPQWSVGLNYDYYQASDSDKNIHLPTNLYTVSAEYRF; this is encoded by the coding sequence ATGAAGAACACCATGCTTGCCCTTGCTTTCGCCGCCGCCGGTTTGGTGGCTGTTCCGGCCGCCTTTGCGCAGGACGCCGGCCAGAACGCCCAGCAGGGCTGGTATGTCGGCGCCAACGCCGGCTACGGCCAGATCAAGAAGGGCCCTTATGACAACGGCGATTTCGCCGGTGGCGTGAAGGGTGGTTACCGTTTCGCGCTCAACCCTGAGTTGTCGCTCGGCGTCGAAGCGGGTTACGTCTACCTGGGCCGAGCCGATGCGCGTGGCCTGTATACCCAGAACTACGGCGGCGACGCCAAGTCGAAGCTGCAGGGCGCTACCGCCGGCCTCGACCTGCGCTACAGCTTCAGCCCGAAGTGGTACGGCGAAGTGCGTGGCGGTGCCTTCTTCGCCAAGGGTGAAGGCCTGACCAACGACAAGTTCAACCCGCAGTCGGTGCGCTTCAACAGCACCAACTACTACGCCGGTGCAGGCGTGGGCTACAACATCACCCCGCAGTGGAGCGTGGGCCTGAACTACGACTACTACCAGGCCAGCGACAGCGACAAGAACATCCACCTGCCGACCAACCTGTACACGGTCAGTGCGGAATACCGCTTCTGA
- a CDS encoding 2OG-Fe(II) oxygenase: MAGFWGNLWCWQRGRQGSGYDKLLLAGTLWPLPCDCYLLRFPTGASVPPHTDRVAQGRHYRLNIILHAPRRGGEFVCARPIHASRRIKLFRPDVEEHSVTTIDEGTRWVLSIGWVRGARGGDTRPAA, from the coding sequence GTGGCCGGTTTCTGGGGGAACCTGTGGTGCTGGCAGCGCGGAAGGCAGGGCAGCGGTTACGACAAGCTGCTGCTCGCCGGCACGCTGTGGCCGCTGCCATGCGATTGCTATCTGCTGCGCTTTCCGACCGGTGCCTCGGTGCCGCCGCATACCGACCGCGTGGCGCAGGGCAGGCACTACCGGCTGAACATCATCCTGCATGCGCCGCGCCGCGGTGGCGAGTTCGTGTGCGCGCGGCCCATCCATGCCAGTCGCCGCATCAAGCTGTTTCGACCGGACGTGGAAGAGCACAGCGTCACGACGATCGACGAAGGCACCCGCTGGGTGCTCAGCATCGGCTGGGTACGTGGCGCGCGGGGCGGCGATACCCGCCCCGCGGCTTAA
- a CDS encoding energy transducer TonB, which translates to MNMKSRRHIQAISLALAMGVAAPLLAQSQARMVGPDRIQSYWIMLNTKVDADVPNSGSNMDKPGCVAVTYMIGSDGVPQNVNVAKVVPQSDLGAVAKSVAGNFRYGPSLTNKTHEPVNTYFIVPFNLPADAAQRQSIIDACKLPGYNQA; encoded by the coding sequence ATGAACATGAAGTCGCGTCGCCACATCCAGGCGATTTCCCTGGCCCTTGCCATGGGCGTGGCCGCACCGCTGCTGGCGCAATCGCAGGCGCGCATGGTCGGCCCGGACCGCATCCAGTCGTACTGGATCATGCTAAACACCAAGGTGGATGCCGACGTCCCCAACAGCGGCTCCAACATGGACAAGCCCGGTTGCGTGGCGGTGACCTACATGATCGGTTCCGATGGCGTGCCGCAGAACGTCAACGTGGCCAAGGTGGTGCCGCAGAGCGACCTCGGCGCCGTGGCCAAGAGCGTGGCGGGCAACTTCCGCTACGGGCCTTCGCTCACCAACAAGACGCACGAGCCGGTCAATACGTACTTCATCGTGCCGTTCAACCTGCCGGCGGATGCTGCGCAGCGGCAATCCATCATCGACGCGTGCAAGCTGCCGGGCTACAACCAGGCCTGA
- a CDS encoding outer membrane beta-barrel protein has translation MKKTLLAIAMATTGFIAAPAFAQDTSSSTSTAANGNYQPYQPVGSGNWFINGSVGEGHVANGPYNDHPTTYGINGGYRWKVGQDMGLGVEVGYNDQGNYKLKNIFNSQPVNQTSEKNDLRGWTAGVNGKINVWDGLYVSGRAGIYGWKGHGYDNNSINRHHLDDVSWYGGAGVGYDFNQHFSLGVSYDYFDAKKKGVDLSTDTASVTAEYRF, from the coding sequence ATGAAGAAGACGCTACTTGCCATTGCCATGGCCACGACCGGCTTCATCGCCGCTCCCGCCTTTGCCCAGGACACCAGCTCGTCCACCAGCACCGCCGCCAACGGCAACTACCAACCCTACCAGCCGGTGGGCAGCGGCAACTGGTTCATCAACGGCAGCGTGGGCGAGGGTCATGTGGCAAACGGCCCCTACAACGACCATCCGACCACCTATGGCATCAACGGCGGCTACCGCTGGAAAGTGGGCCAGGACATGGGTCTGGGCGTTGAGGTCGGCTACAACGACCAGGGCAATTACAAGCTGAAGAACATCTTCAACAGCCAGCCCGTCAACCAGACCAGCGAGAAGAACGACCTTCGCGGCTGGACCGCCGGCGTGAACGGCAAGATCAACGTGTGGGACGGCCTGTACGTCAGCGGCCGTGCCGGCATCTATGGCTGGAAGGGCCATGGCTACGACAACAACTCGATCAACCGCCATCACCTCGATGACGTCAGCTGGTACGGCGGCGCCGGTGTGGGTTACGACTTCAACCAGCACTTCAGCCTTGGCGTGAGCTACGACTATTTCGACGCCAAGAAGAAGGGCGTGGACCTGTCCACCGATACGGCCTCGGTTACGGCCGAATACCGTTTCTAA
- the maiA gene encoding maleylacetoacetate isomerase, translating to MGQDRVLYGYWRSSAAYRVRIALNLKGLAYESRAVHLVNNGGEQHAPDYRALNPQELVPCLVDGGQVLTQSMAIVEYLDETHPTPPLLPADPAGRARVRALAQVVGCDVHPLGNLRVLQYLVNGMGLDESAKGVWSRHWIGEGLRALEATLSGHVATGRFCHGDTPTLADICLVPQLYNAIRWKLSLDDYPTIQRIYDACQALEAFQRAAPEAQPDAPAT from the coding sequence ATGGGCCAGGATCGGGTGTTGTACGGCTATTGGCGCTCCAGCGCGGCCTATCGGGTGCGCATCGCGCTGAACCTCAAGGGGCTCGCTTACGAGTCGCGCGCGGTGCATCTGGTGAACAACGGCGGGGAGCAGCACGCACCCGACTACAGGGCGCTCAATCCGCAGGAGCTCGTGCCTTGCCTCGTCGATGGCGGACAGGTGCTCACCCAGTCCATGGCCATCGTCGAATACCTCGATGAAACGCATCCGACGCCGCCTTTGCTGCCTGCGGACCCTGCCGGACGCGCTCGTGTGCGGGCGTTGGCGCAGGTGGTTGGCTGCGACGTGCACCCGCTGGGCAATCTGCGCGTGCTGCAGTACCTGGTGAACGGCATGGGCCTGGATGAGTCCGCCAAGGGCGTGTGGTCGCGGCACTGGATCGGTGAAGGCTTGCGCGCGCTGGAGGCGACGCTGTCCGGCCATGTGGCGACGGGGCGCTTCTGCCACGGCGATACGCCGACGCTGGCCGACATCTGCCTGGTTCCGCAGCTCTACAACGCCATTCGCTGGAAACTGTCGCTCGACGACTACCCGACCATCCAGCGCATCTACGACGCCTGCCAGGCGCTGGAGGCGTTCCAGCGCGCGGCGCCGGAGGCACAACCCGACGCCCCGGCGACGTAA